From the genome of Scytonema hofmannii PCC 7110, one region includes:
- the bioD gene encoding dethiobiotin synthase: MTQPLNVLLIAGTDTNAGKTVLTTALAAYWQKYCSNRSLGIMKLMQSGEGDREWYQKIFSLEQSPEEITPLYFKAPLAPPIAAAKENRTVDLATVWQAFTALQQRREFLLVEALGGLGTPVTDELTVADLAGDWRLPTVLVVPVRLGAIAQAVANVALTRLSRVNLKGIILNCVQPRTEAEIADWTPVDLIQSLTNIPVLGCLPYVDNLADLDKLAQLASNLDLEIMMNF; the protein is encoded by the coding sequence ATGACACAGCCATTAAACGTACTACTGATTGCAGGAACTGACACAAATGCTGGTAAAACTGTTTTGACAACAGCATTAGCAGCTTATTGGCAAAAATACTGCTCGAACCGCAGTTTGGGAATTATGAAACTCATGCAGTCGGGAGAGGGTGATCGCGAGTGGTATCAAAAAATATTTTCTTTGGAACAATCTCCTGAAGAAATCACACCTTTGTATTTTAAAGCACCTCTTGCTCCTCCAATTGCTGCAGCTAAAGAAAATCGAACAGTAGATTTAGCAACTGTATGGCAAGCTTTTACAGCTTTACAACAGCGTCGTGAGTTCCTTTTGGTTGAAGCTCTTGGAGGATTGGGTACACCCGTTACTGATGAATTGACGGTAGCTGATTTAGCAGGTGACTGGCGACTGCCTACAGTATTGGTAGTACCAGTGAGATTGGGTGCGATCGCGCAAGCAGTTGCAAACGTAGCATTGACAAGACTTTCACGCGTCAATCTTAAAGGAATTATTCTCAACTGCGTTCAACCCCGAACGGAAGCAGAAATTGCTGACTGGACTCCTGTAGACTTGATTCAATCGCTGACAAACATACCTGTTTTGGGTTGCTTGCCATATGTAGATAATTTGGCAGATCTGGACAAGCTTGCACAGCTAGCATCAAATTTAGATTTAGAAATAATGATGAATTTTTAA
- a CDS encoding M20 metallopeptidase family protein encodes MISTLPNSTSADLSRVRLSIRSLQPQLVEWRRQLHQKPELGFQEKLTSEFIAQKLQEWGIEHQTGIAQTGIVAIIEGQGTEDKGLPMGNESSQSPTPKVLAIRADMDALPIQELNEVPYRSQHDGIMHACGHDGHTTIALGTAYYLHKHRESFAGTVKMIFQPAEESPGGAKPMIDAGVLKNPDVDAIIGLHLWNNLPLGTVGVRAGALMAATEIFQCTILGKGGHGAMPHQTVDSVVVAAQIINALQTIVARNVNPIDSAVVTVGELHAGTKWNVIADTAKMSGTVRYFNPAFEGFFKQRIEQIIAGICQSHGASYDLEYYSHYPPTINDAGMAEFVRSVAEQVIETPAGIVPECQTMGGEDMSFFLQEVPGCYFFLGSANPEKGLAYPHHHPRFDFDETALAMGVEIFVRCVEKFLSFT; translated from the coding sequence ATGATTTCTACACTCCCAAACTCCACTTCTGCTGATTTATCTCGCGTTCGCTTGTCCATTCGTTCGCTGCAACCCCAACTGGTTGAGTGGCGGCGACAGTTACATCAAAAACCAGAACTAGGTTTTCAAGAAAAATTGACCTCCGAGTTCATCGCCCAAAAGTTGCAGGAATGGGGGATCGAGCATCAAACTGGCATTGCTCAAACTGGCATTGTTGCAATTATAGAGGGACAAGGGACTGAGGATAAGGGTCTACCGATGGGGAACGAATCTTCTCAATCTCCAACCCCTAAAGTTCTGGCAATTCGAGCGGATATGGATGCCTTACCCATTCAAGAACTTAATGAAGTGCCATACCGTTCCCAACATGATGGAATTATGCACGCCTGCGGGCATGATGGACATACAACTATTGCTCTGGGTACAGCTTATTATCTCCATAAACATCGAGAATCTTTTGCTGGTACTGTCAAAATGATATTCCAGCCTGCAGAAGAATCGCCAGGGGGTGCAAAGCCGATGATAGACGCAGGAGTTTTGAAAAACCCTGATGTTGATGCGATTATCGGTTTACACTTGTGGAATAATTTACCTCTGGGAACTGTAGGTGTCCGGGCTGGTGCATTGATGGCAGCAACAGAAATCTTTCAATGTACAATTTTGGGTAAGGGCGGACATGGTGCTATGCCCCATCAAACTGTGGATTCAGTTGTCGTTGCTGCCCAAATTATCAATGCCTTACAAACTATAGTTGCTCGTAATGTCAATCCTATTGATTCTGCAGTGGTGACAGTGGGTGAGCTTCATGCTGGAACCAAGTGGAATGTGATAGCTGACACTGCAAAAATGAGTGGCACTGTTAGGTATTTTAATCCAGCGTTTGAGGGTTTCTTTAAACAGCGAATTGAGCAAATTATTGCGGGTATTTGTCAAAGCCATGGGGCAAGTTATGACTTAGAATACTACTCACATTATCCACCAACCATTAATGATGCTGGGATGGCGGAATTTGTGCGATCGGTTGCGGAACAAGTTATAGAAACCCCTGCAGGTATTGTCCCAGAATGCCAAACCATGGGCGGCGAGGATATGTCTTTCTTTTTGCAAGAGGTTCCTGGTTGCTATTTCTTCTTGGGTTCTGCAAATCCTGAAAAGGGTTTGGCTTATCCCCATCATCATCCTCGGTTTGATTTCGATGAAACTGCATTGGCGATGGGAGTGGAGATTTTTGTCCGTTGCGTGGAAAAATTCTTGAGTTTTACATAA
- a CDS encoding CocE/NonD family hydrolase — MTLYVTSTANDGAFFVYLEDVDENGNVTYSTEGQFRPIHRKVSKEHPPYAVFGSYHSFKRQDSLPFEAGQLTELQFHLLPTSVLFKQGHRVRVAIAGHDKDLFARYPAVGTPEISIQRNAVNASYIDLPVMQGRRG; from the coding sequence ATGACCCTTTACGTTACTTCTACTGCTAACGATGGTGCCTTCTTCGTCTACCTGGAAGATGTAGATGAAAATGGCAATGTTACATATAGTACAGAAGGACAATTTCGACCCATTCACCGCAAGGTGTCCAAAGAACATCCTCCCTATGCCGTTTTTGGTTCTTACCATTCTTTCAAACGTCAAGATAGCTTGCCTTTTGAAGCAGGACAGTTAACTGAACTTCAGTTTCATCTCTTACCAACCTCGGTGCTATTCAAACAAGGACACCGAGTTCGGGTGGCGATCGCCGGACACGACAAAGACTTATTCGCCCGCTATCCCGCAGTTGGTACACCAGAAATCAGCATACAACGAAATGCTGTCAATGCTTCATACATCGACCTACCAGTCATGCAAGGTAGGCGAGGCTAG